The DNA region GGTGGCCGGCGTGCGCCGGAGCGCGCATGCCTCGCTCAATCCCGATCTGCTGCGGACTTTCGCCCGCGAAAGCGACCGGCGCCCGCTCCTGGTCCGCGTGCTCCGTTTCTTCGATGAATTCTCTGCCGAAAACCTGCTCGAGCGGCTGCGCACCGAAGAGCAGCGGGACCGGCGCCGGCTCCTGCTCGACCTGCTGGAGGTGCATGGGGCGCCGGCCCGCCGGTTGGCGTTCGAACGGCTGGGCCAGAAGGAGGCGGACCTGGTCTCGGACTGGCATTTTACCCGCAACCTGATCACCATCCTTTCACGGATCCCCTCCCCGAGCGAGGTCCCACCCGGCGAGGAAATTGCGCGGGTGGCTCCGCTGACGCGCCTCGACCTGCCGGCTCCGTTGGTCCGGGAGACTATCAAGCTCGCGGGGCAGGCGCGCTGCCCCGAAGCGGAGGCCCTGCTCCTCCACCTTGCGGACGCACTTGAGAGGGTGGCCCCGGGAAAGCCTCAGATGCTGTCTCTGCTGGACCGGACCCTCTACGCTCTGGCGCAGCTGGGAACTCCGAAGGCCAACCTGCGGGTGGCCCGGCACGGAATTGGGGAGGGTTCGAAACTGGGAGAGACGGCGGCGCGGCTGGGCTATCTCGGGGGCCGGGACCTCGGCGAAGACCGGGAAACGCTCTCCCTGCTGCTGAAGGCGCTCAAGGACGCCATGCCGAAGCGGATTCTGGGGTTGACGCTGCAGAAGAACGAGGAGTTGATGCTGGGCGTCCTCCGGGGGCTTTCCTCCACGCCCGACCCGGCCGTACAGCAGCTGCTCGAGACGATCGCGTCGCGCTACCCCGGTGAGCGGTTCGGGGAGGTGGCGGCGGAGACCCTGCGGGGATTCGATTCGGCGGAGAGGGCGGGGGGACCGGCGGAGCGCACGCTGGCCGGCGACCTGGAGCTTTTCGGGTTACCCGACCTGCTGCGGCGGCTCGGCGGGCTGGAGGCGACGGGGATGCTGGTGCTGCGCAGCCCGACCGGGACCCTGAACGGGACCATGGGGCTGGTCGCGGGGGGGCTCGAGAGCTGCACGGCGGGCCTGCTCGAAGGGGTGGAGGCGGCCTGGCAGCTGCTTGAGCGGCCGGCGGCCGGGACTTTTTCCTTCCAGGGACGCAGGAAAGATGTGGTGAGAGATGTGGACATCCACTCATCGGGGGAGGGACGGGGGGAAAGAGGGGGGGGCAACAATCTGCAGGAGGTGCTGGCTGAAGGGATGCGGCGCTACGATGAACTCGAGCGGGCGCGGGCGTTCGTGCCCGATTTCGCCCTCCTCCATCGCAAGGGGCCGGAGCCGCTCCCGGAGGAAGATCCTGAGGAGCAGGCTCTGGCGGCGCAGATCTGGCCCCGCACGGCCGGCGGGATCACCCCAGAGGAGTGCGAGGCAGCCTGCTCGACGGACGCCTGGAGGGTCCGGCGCCTGCTCGCCCGCTGGGTCGAGGAGGAGATCCTGGACGTCAGCTAGCAGGCCGCCGGAAATTGTGGACATCCACCTATTCAAATCATGGACATCCACCTTTTTCGGGGCCTGGGCCTGAGGCCGCGGCCGGGACGGCGGTCCGTGACAGGGCGGACGCCGGCCGATATGCCTTCGCAATGAATAAGTTATAGCAAATTTAAATGGATGGTGGACATGGTCCCGGAATCCCTTTATAAAGGAAGGCCCAGGCCGGGATTTGAGTGGATGTCCAAGATTCTCTCCAGGATTCCCGCCGTGGGGAGGATGGTGGGGCTGACCAATCGGTGGGTGTCCAGGATTTTCCGGGAATCGGTCAAAAGGTGGGTGTCCAGGATTTGAGGGGGATGGGAATGGGGCGTTGCACCGTTGCGGAGGAGCTGCTGGACCGGTTTCACCGGTCGGGCACGGGCGTCATTTTTGCCGTCCCCGGTGCGCAGGTGGACCCCCTGCTCGTGGCAGCGGCGCGCGACGGGCGCTTCCGGCTGGTCCTGGCCTCGCACGAGCAGGGGGCGGGCTACATGGCCGACGGCTACGCCCGCATGACGGGCGGGCCGGCCGTGGCGGTGGCCATCAACGGGCCGGGGGCCACCAATTTCGTCACCGCCGCCGTCACGGCGCGGATCGACCGCAGCCCGGTCCTGTTTCTGACCGGCGACTCCCCGTCGGGGCTCCGGGGTTGCGGCTGCTTTCAGGGCTCGGATGCCCTCGCCGGCAACGCCATCCTGCGGGCCGCCGTGGGGGATTCGGTCCAAGCCACCCGACCGGCCGCGCTCGAGGCCGCCCTCGACCGGTTCGAGCGGAGGCTCGGGTCGGCCCCCCGCCCGCTGCACCTGAACGTTCCGGTCGATCTCCTTGCCGCTGCCTGCGCCCCCCTTTTCTTCGCCGACGCGGGCCCAAGCACCGAAGAGGCTGAAACCGGTCACGGGGCGGATGCCGGGCCGCTCCCCCCCGATCCCGGTGAGAAGAGCGTCCTGCTGGTCGGGGAGGAGGTGCGCACGCCCGCGGAGATGAGCGCATGCGCGCGCCTCGCCGAGGATTTCGACGTCCCGGTGGCCTGCACCTTCGGGGCCAAGAGGGTGCACTCCCTCCTCCCCGAGCGGCTGCGCCTCGGCGTCTTCGGCTACGCGGGGGGTCCCAGGGCCTACCGCGCCCTGCTCGATCCCGGGATCGAATCGCTGTTTGTCATAGGCGCGCCCCTGGACGAGCGGAACACGGCCGCCTGGCACCCCGATTTCTTCCACCCCGGCCGGAACGTCTGCCGCTTCAGCGCCGACCCGGAGAGCCGCAGGCGCGCCCCGCGCCCCGTCACCGAGATCGCGGCCGGGCCGATGGAGGCACTCCGGCTCCTGCGCGGGCACTGGGACCGTCCCCCCGGCCCGTGCCCCCAGCGGCGCCGCCGGCGCAGCGACTGGTGCCTCGATCTGCAGCGGCACCCCCTCGAGCCCGCCGTCCCCGCCTCGGGGGCCTTCACCATGAGCCGGGTCGTCCTCGCCATGCGGGAGGTCCTGCCGCCCGATTCCATTCTCTTTCTCGATTCCGGCGATCACCGCATCCACGCCGGCTTCTTCTGGTGGCCGGACGCGGAAGGGATGCTGGCCACCTCCCCGCAGTACGGCGCCATGGGGTGGGCGATCGGAGCGGCCATCGGCGCCTCCTTCGCCGCCGGGGACCGGCCCGTCTGGGTGATCACCGGGGACGGCTGCATGCAGATGCACGGCCTCGAGATGGCCGTGGCGGCCCGCTACCGCCGGCGCGTCGTCTTCCTCGTGAGCAACAACCGGGCCTATGGCCGGATAGCGGCCCGGATGCGGGCGGAGCCGCCCGGGGTGAGGGAAGCGGTCTCGGCCCTCCCCGAAATTTCCTGGACCGGTCTGGCCGAAAGCACCGGGGTCCGGGCGCACGCGGTCGCCTCGGCCGGGGAACTGCGCGGGGCGCTTGCGGCCGCGGCCGCCCACGACGGGCCCTCGCTCGTGGAAATGATGACGGAACCTGACGAAAGCCCCCTCTTCGAGCCGGCGGTCTTCACCTCCTGCCTTCCGGGAGTCTACGGCGAGCGCGTCCAGGCACTCCGGCGGCCCACCGGACGAACGTAACCGGCGAACGTAATCGGCGAGGGGAAGGGGAGAAATGACCGGACGCTTTCACATCATGGTCCTGAGCGGCGGCAGCCTGATCGGGCAGAACATCCTGGATTCGCTCGAGGGGCGGCGGGAGCGGGTCCGGCTGACGGGCGTCAACCAGCATGCGGACCACCCGCGCCTCTACCGCTACGACCGGGTGCACCTCTGCCCGCCGCTCGAGTCCGATACGTTCCGCCCCTTCCTGCTCGAACTCATTGAGCGGGAGCGGCCCGACGCCATCCTCCCCGGGCGGGATCACGACACGGTCGAACTGGCCGAGCTGGCGGCTGCCTCTCCGGAGCTGAGCCCCCGGATTCCCTGCG from Acidobacteriota bacterium includes:
- a CDS encoding DUF4388 domain-containing protein encodes the protein MDPSDADAVLGEALSVMGQFLSDTVPPVQAADAVSDLIGRPPETAATGIIRWVSSRFQGADASVADYVFHAASKLRYLSHLELIPADRLAPWIEGVERLLVEYCPPEERATLLENLERLALGRVDLDAPVDLIRRRMRPARAGEVDGGTETRARRMRLLEKRLAEAVRRPAPAAAGPAGEGYSEADAVPHLIANAVSQARDSGEFARLQENLRALGIEAETDQIFRKLGQSLPGWMMATTGEGAVDSRNPAVEAMRQIIRLAENRWDGYRRFQDMVQAAVEQFNAGSLARAATMFDLALEIGSGESVDVEAVAGVRRSAHASLNPDLLRTFARESDRRPLLVRVLRFFDEFSAENLLERLRTEEQRDRRRLLLDLLEVHGAPARRLAFERLGQKEADLVSDWHFTRNLITILSRIPSPSEVPPGEEIARVAPLTRLDLPAPLVRETIKLAGQARCPEAEALLLHLADALERVAPGKPQMLSLLDRTLYALAQLGTPKANLRVARHGIGEGSKLGETAARLGYLGGRDLGEDRETLSLLLKALKDAMPKRILGLTLQKNEELMLGVLRGLSSTPDPAVQQLLETIASRYPGERFGEVAAETLRGFDSAERAGGPAERTLAGDLELFGLPDLLRRLGGLEATGMLVLRSPTGTLNGTMGLVAGGLESCTAGLLEGVEAAWQLLERPAAGTFSFQGRRKDVVRDVDIHSSGEGRGERGGGNNLQEVLAEGMRRYDELERARAFVPDFALLHRKGPEPLPEEDPEEQALAAQIWPRTAGGITPEECEAACSTDAWRVRRLLARWVEEEILDVS
- a CDS encoding thiamine pyrophosphate-binding protein, producing the protein MGRCTVAEELLDRFHRSGTGVIFAVPGAQVDPLLVAAARDGRFRLVLASHEQGAGYMADGYARMTGGPAVAVAINGPGATNFVTAAVTARIDRSPVLFLTGDSPSGLRGCGCFQGSDALAGNAILRAAVGDSVQATRPAALEAALDRFERRLGSAPRPLHLNVPVDLLAAACAPLFFADAGPSTEEAETGHGADAGPLPPDPGEKSVLLVGEEVRTPAEMSACARLAEDFDVPVACTFGAKRVHSLLPERLRLGVFGYAGGPRAYRALLDPGIESLFVIGAPLDERNTAAWHPDFFHPGRNVCRFSADPESRRRAPRPVTEIAAGPMEALRLLRGHWDRPPGPCPQRRRRRSDWCLDLQRHPLEPAVPASGAFTMSRVVLAMREVLPPDSILFLDSGDHRIHAGFFWWPDAEGMLATSPQYGAMGWAIGAAIGASFAAGDRPVWVITGDGCMQMHGLEMAVAARYRRRVVFLVSNNRAYGRIAARMRAEPPGVREAVSALPEISWTGLAESTGVRAHAVASAGELRGALAAAAAHDGPSLVEMMTEPDESPLFEPAVFTSCLPGVYGERVQALRRPTGRT